A portion of the Chrysemys picta bellii isolate R12L10 unplaced genomic scaffold, ASM1138683v2 scaf431, whole genome shotgun sequence genome contains these proteins:
- the LOC135978751 gene encoding uncharacterized protein LOC135978751 isoform X1 — protein MHSKCPGFPPSPGRAEQSERLGGLQKSPGLDSGAAVEEPDPPCILSRQLSPATRSGSTVQGQGPGFVVLGSSATCPARLAQSPTPCSEQQDVFLPRTSPCQLALSVTLAGVVFLSLLASYCIWKQHRAKDTQQAELKKEIHDLQSNLEKEREILRSELENERGKCLGSQEA, from the exons atgcactcaaaatgtccgggatttcccccctcccccggcagagcagagcagagcgagcggctgggagggctgcagaaaagtcccgggctggactcaggagcagctgtagaggagccggatccgccctgcattctgagccggcagctctcccctgcaacccggtccggcagcactgtgcagggccagggaccgggttttgttgtgctggggagctcagccacgtgtccggctcggctcgcacagagcccaacaccctgttctgagcagcagg ATGTGTTCCTCCCAAGGACCTCTCCCTGCCAGCTGGCTCTGTCGGTGACCCTGGCTGGTGTGGTTTTTCTCAGCCTCTTGGCCAGTTACTGCATCTGGAAGCAGCACAGAGCGAAAG ACACTCAGCAAGCTGAACTGAAGAAAGAGATAC acGATCTGCAATCTaatctggagaaagagagag agATTCTACGCTCTGAGCTGGAGAACGAGAGAGGTAAATGTCTGGGCTCTCAGGAGGCTTGA
- the LOC135978751 gene encoding butyrophilin subfamily 2 member A1-like isoform X2: MEKISQQADRLFDTHTAAVIRDASNQNLSCSVLNPRLGQERTATMHIADVFLPRTSPCQLALSVTLAGVVFLSLLASYCIWKQHRAKDTQQAELKKEIHDLQSNLEKEREILRSELENERGKCLGSQEA; this comes from the exons ATGGAGAAAATATCCCAGCAGGCTGACCGGCTGTTTGATACTCACACTGCTGCTGTTATAAGAGACGCTTCGAACCAGAACCTGTCCTGCTCTGTCCTCAACCCCCGTCTCGGCCAAGAGAGAACAGCAACGATGCACATAGCAG ATGTGTTCCTCCCAAGGACCTCTCCCTGCCAGCTGGCTCTGTCGGTGACCCTGGCTGGTGTGGTTTTTCTCAGCCTCTTGGCCAGTTACTGCATCTGGAAGCAGCACAGAGCGAAAG ACACTCAGCAAGCTGAACTGAAGAAAGAGATAC acGATCTGCAATCTaatctggagaaagagagag agATTCTACGCTCTGAGCTGGAGAACGAGAGAGGTAAATGTCTGGGCTCTCAGGAGGCTTGA